A DNA window from Bradyrhizobium sp. CCBAU 53421 contains the following coding sequences:
- a CDS encoding ATP-binding protein has product MSWTRRIAALFSFHRISGQIAALILLSLVLIHALIGLYFTSQKPKSFADRPIHQFQLVAKLLAETPAAERATLLRAADRAFPRLHFALRDAAAGLNGDASPGVPGVDDVDEFSMKTAPAAVRLPDGTLFEAAIGPVKMPPFVGAFWASTFLFLLVSVTLLGVWAGRALSAPLSAFARAAENFSINQAAAPLAETGPEEIRAAAVALNRMRERITTLMNDRTRMLAAISHDLRTPITRLRLRSEYIENDAQRAETLHDLDQMQAMLESVLSFLSGGSAAKPTLVNVAALLQTICDQFSDCGHVVRYHGPVRASLLIRPSDISRTVTNLVENALRFGSEVDIRLTASADHATIDVSDDGPGIPEHRRAEMLKPFVRGDEARTMDEKSGFGLGLSIAQAMVCGYGGELSLHDNAPHGLLVRIKLPGAVHLGSDRNAASPARPALAELMSG; this is encoded by the coding sequence GCTGGACCCGCAGGATTGCCGCGCTCTTCAGCTTCCACCGGATCAGCGGCCAGATCGCCGCGCTGATCCTGCTTTCGCTGGTGCTGATCCACGCGCTAATCGGACTCTATTTCACCAGCCAGAAACCGAAATCGTTCGCGGACCGGCCGATCCATCAATTCCAGCTGGTTGCCAAGCTCCTGGCCGAGACCCCTGCGGCCGAGCGCGCAACGCTGCTGCGGGCTGCCGATCGGGCCTTTCCCCGGCTGCACTTCGCCTTGCGCGACGCAGCCGCAGGCTTGAATGGCGATGCTTCGCCCGGGGTGCCGGGCGTCGACGATGTCGACGAGTTTTCAATGAAGACCGCGCCGGCGGCGGTTCGGTTGCCGGACGGGACCCTATTCGAAGCCGCTATCGGACCAGTAAAAATGCCGCCTTTCGTCGGCGCATTCTGGGCGAGCACATTCCTGTTCCTATTGGTCAGCGTCACGCTGCTCGGCGTGTGGGCCGGTCGCGCGCTCAGTGCTCCGCTCTCAGCGTTTGCCCGCGCCGCCGAGAACTTCAGCATCAACCAGGCGGCCGCCCCGCTTGCCGAGACCGGCCCGGAGGAGATTCGCGCCGCCGCGGTCGCGCTCAATCGGATGCGCGAACGCATCACCACGCTGATGAATGATCGAACCCGGATGCTCGCCGCCATCAGTCACGATCTGCGCACGCCGATCACCCGGCTGCGGCTCAGATCCGAATATATCGAGAACGATGCCCAGCGCGCGGAGACCCTGCACGACCTCGACCAGATGCAGGCCATGCTGGAATCGGTGCTGTCATTCCTGAGCGGCGGCAGCGCGGCGAAGCCGACGCTTGTAAACGTGGCCGCCCTGCTGCAGACGATCTGCGACCAGTTCTCCGATTGCGGCCATGTCGTGCGCTACCACGGCCCGGTCAGGGCTTCGCTGCTGATCCGGCCCAGCGACATCAGCCGGACCGTGACCAACCTGGTGGAAAATGCGCTGCGGTTCGGCAGTGAGGTCGATATCCGCCTGACCGCATCCGCCGATCACGCCACCATCGACGTATCGGACGACGGTCCGGGGATTCCGGAGCACCGCCGCGCCGAGATGCTGAAGCCCTTCGTCCGCGGCGACGAGGCCCGCACCATGGACGAGAAGAGCGGCTTCGGGCTCGGCCTCTCGATCGCTCAGGCCATGGTGTGCGGGTACGGCGGCGAGCTTTCCCTGCACGACAATGCACCGCACGGCCTGCTTGTCCGGATCAAGCTGCCGGGCGCCGTGCATCTTGGATCGGATCGAAACGCCGCAAGCCCGGCTCGCCCCGCGCTTGCCGAGCTGATGTCCGGTTAG